In the Paenibacillus sp. FSL H7-0357 genome, one interval contains:
- a CDS encoding carbohydrate ABC transporter permease, translated as MTNNEISKVTNMILHIIFIILTIACLLPIVLVFMISITDYDYIVLNGYQFFPEKLSLEAYAYIFKDYTIIAKAYGVSIFVTVVGTLLSVFISSLYAYPISRTDFKYRGFFAFLIFFTMLFGGGLVPWYMVYTQVLDLKNSIWSLIIPMLLSPFNVLIMKTYFQMSVPPALIEASKIDGAGELRTFFRIVFPLSLPVFATIGLFNTLHYWNDWFNSMIFITDTKLYSLQYLMYKMISQADYLSRNSALIQGSATELAKLPGETIRMAMALIGIGPIVLAYPFFQRYFIKGLTLGSIKG; from the coding sequence GTGACCAATAACGAAATATCCAAAGTAACGAATATGATACTCCATATTATTTTTATCATCCTGACGATAGCCTGTCTCTTGCCGATTGTGCTGGTCTTTATGATCTCGATTACCGACTATGATTATATTGTGCTCAACGGTTATCAATTTTTCCCGGAAAAGCTTAGTCTGGAGGCGTATGCCTATATCTTTAAGGATTACACGATCATTGCAAAAGCCTACGGCGTATCCATCTTTGTGACGGTAGTTGGTACACTGCTCAGCGTATTTATCTCTTCACTCTATGCGTACCCGATCTCACGGACGGATTTCAAATATCGCGGCTTCTTCGCCTTTCTGATCTTCTTCACGATGCTGTTCGGCGGGGGGCTGGTGCCGTGGTACATGGTGTACACCCAGGTGCTGGATCTGAAAAACTCCATATGGTCCTTGATCATCCCGATGCTGCTGTCTCCTTTTAACGTGCTGATTATGAAAACCTACTTCCAGATGTCTGTGCCGCCTGCGCTGATTGAAGCCTCCAAAATTGACGGTGCCGGCGAGCTAAGAACCTTCTTTCGAATTGTGTTCCCGCTCTCCCTGCCGGTCTTTGCCACCATTGGATTGTTCAACACCCTGCATTACTGGAATGACTGGTTTAACAGCATGATTTTTATTACCGATACCAAGCTCTATTCCCTGCAATACCTGATGTATAAAATGATCTCGCAGGCGGATTATCTGAGCCGCAACAGCGCCTTGATTCAAGGCTCGGCCACAGAACTGGCCAAATTGCCGGGAGAAACCATCCGCATGGCGATGGCGCTGATCGGAATCGGTCCGATTGTGCTGGCGTATCCGTTCTTCCAGCGCTATTTCATCAAGGGTTTAACGCTCGGGTCCATTAAAGGCTAA
- a CDS encoding ABC transporter substrate-binding protein — protein MTGKRGTGLLLSLVLMIGMTLSGCSGNNNNNKTAAPEKTAESTAAPAATETAKATEATETTNELEQVELSLYLPGGPDKDVASVEQAINAYLKDKINATIKINQLSWDKPADKVNLMIQSGEVFDMVFTWNFMTNAAKGAYLPLEELLDKYAKETKAQINPAYLQAATVNGHLYAVPTEKELGQSVGFAFDKAIVDKYGFDVNSITKLEDIEPMLKTIKEKEPTMSPLFMNHTDSLNWFTVYPESEDLDGSNEIPTLLDYKTMKVFNEYDTPEIVERLKLIRKWYQAGYINKNGATDKTELKDAVKSGKAWFVYGNMNPTSTNDWTRLAEKPMIIKTLLPVQVSTKSLQGSMLAISRTSKNPERAMMFMNLIHTDPVLYNLLTFGIEGKHYNKVGENTVDFIADSGYNSVSSWMIGNVLLNYLNKNEDPKRVQLYTDWNKNSKVSPVIGFVFDSTKVQSQIGALINITKQYKNTLYSGEQDPEPILKEMNSKLKAAGLEAVINEIQAQMDAFLAAK, from the coding sequence ATGACAGGTAAAAGAGGCACGGGTCTACTGCTTTCACTTGTACTTATGATTGGAATGACACTCAGCGGGTGCTCGGGGAATAATAATAACAATAAAACCGCCGCCCCCGAGAAAACCGCGGAAAGCACAGCAGCCCCAGCCGCCACTGAAACTGCCAAAGCAACCGAAGCAACTGAAACAACGAATGAGCTGGAGCAGGTGGAGCTGTCCCTGTATCTCCCGGGCGGTCCGGATAAGGATGTAGCATCTGTTGAGCAAGCCATCAATGCTTATTTGAAGGATAAAATTAATGCCACGATCAAGATTAACCAGCTGAGCTGGGATAAACCGGCGGATAAAGTGAATCTGATGATCCAATCCGGTGAAGTATTCGACATGGTCTTTACCTGGAACTTCATGACCAATGCTGCCAAAGGTGCGTATCTGCCGCTGGAAGAGCTGCTGGATAAATACGCCAAAGAAACCAAGGCACAGATCAACCCCGCTTATCTGCAGGCGGCTACTGTAAACGGACATTTGTATGCGGTTCCAACGGAAAAAGAGCTGGGCCAATCGGTAGGGTTCGCTTTTGACAAGGCGATTGTCGACAAGTACGGCTTCGATGTCAACAGCATCACCAAACTGGAGGATATTGAGCCGATGCTGAAGACCATTAAAGAGAAGGAGCCGACCATGTCGCCGCTGTTCATGAACCATACAGACAGCCTAAACTGGTTCACGGTGTATCCGGAAAGTGAAGATCTGGACGGAAGCAATGAAATTCCAACACTGCTTGATTACAAAACCATGAAGGTGTTCAACGAATATGACACTCCTGAAATTGTGGAAAGACTTAAGCTGATCCGCAAGTGGTATCAAGCCGGATACATTAACAAGAACGGGGCCACTGACAAGACTGAGCTTAAGGATGCGGTGAAAAGCGGCAAAGCCTGGTTCGTGTACGGCAATATGAATCCTACATCCACCAACGACTGGACCCGGCTCGCTGAGAAACCGATGATCATCAAAACGCTGCTTCCGGTTCAAGTAAGCACCAAAAGCTTGCAGGGCTCGATGCTCGCCATCTCCAGAACATCGAAGAATCCGGAACGCGCTATGATGTTTATGAACCTGATTCATACAGATCCTGTCCTCTACAACTTGCTTACCTTCGGTATTGAAGGCAAACACTACAACAAGGTTGGCGAGAACACTGTTGATTTCATTGCGGACAGCGGCTACAACTCCGTATCCTCCTGGATGATCGGGAACGTGCTGCTGAACTACCTGAACAAGAATGAAGACCCGAAACGAGTGCAGCTCTACACGGACTGGAACAAGAACTCCAAAGTTTCGCCGGTTATCGGATTTGTATTTGATTCGACGAAGGTGCAATCGCAGATTGGGGCACTGATCAATATTACGAAGCAGTATAAGAATACCTTGTACTCCGGGGAGCAAGATCCGGAGCCTATCCTCAAAGAAATGAACAGCAAGCTGAAGGCTGCAGGACTGGAAGCTGTGATTAACGAGATTCAAGCGCAAATGGATGCATTTTTGGCCGCCAAATAA
- a CDS encoding carbohydrate-binding domain-containing protein: MRIQKNIALLLILALMLMTFWIPDGSMGLASAAAKDEIATSQVIGQQADSQEAAADSVHNSTVTASTYEPPMTLLWQVGDSDNSSAEFTVFNNVYSKTLQVPVPPGHWDNVPKGMKADANGFMNLSFHLSQVPEYGVQFSLKVIDASTAIPQLAVFTNGLMSGLIQITGLNDGEKTLENTWKQTYRLYIPKEQLKTGRNAVRLIVDRGLYADPQAPGYDGDKYLWFEWDYFKLESLNAPAVEPIHGRYVHLGSTIAAATFKYDEHAIRHLGPMAKWMGIAYSGNWMRASFWSDTSAGWDPQGRNYLATLRDLNLEPMVNIIGGNWRNNSELSSGTVPAALRSYYTNFVSKFGDLYQYAETGNEPGLFGWAQKAVVATHELMDEERATNSQPYLKIVAPGWAYWPYNGIPDGWERDAEQRREIEELSDVTNGHSYGGTGVQPLPGGSLYENLRVYGDADDGFGKEMAMSETGTNDNHSDNTKYGTYAYRFAAAFDREMRGNIGYVDHIMQHAAFFNDGTEFGLFASGINWNTHRYEDTVAVPANSSEAGETRLKTFRRLAAAYATHGRPLSYEVLNTCGCSSNMKKVYFRAVDTSALGTSAIGAKSDKILLNFVNFEKKPMTMKVRVTMPGSGQYAGEVFGAGNSYAAAHSTVQLTATPHITLTVTLGAGETVQYILDKLETEAPSVPGSPAAVALSHEQIKVTWNASTDNDAVVSYNVYRDGGVTPVMTVPGRITFFSDYSVAPETQYSYRVQAVDDFGNISALSSAVSATTSAMPITPHVPGDPTKFEAEAASFALPLRIGNNSSASGGKVVEQTHGGGISIQGLYSELGGSYTLTIAYASNQDSKKNIVVNGQRLSTVTLPSTGSWNSNITARQFGVTLQPGYNTISFTSAGNGANLDYFKLEEGLYVPVSAWYTVEHDHAYIDYTGFETAPNGVSHVTYSPDSSAVFNFNGIGVRWRSDIKSNMGSADVYVDGQYKETVVIPQAGLEGENKIVYELTGLDYGLHRIEVVHNTGTIMVHGFEFEGYESTLPAPMADLTVTEVGWNIVNSDGTPSSHVTPELGDSLIFWAKVKNIGVRPTPLNTSTGLGQITGGAFSVNGGVVSWSDTNNTVIQPGEEITLTANSSAQGTPRWTVPTIGNFTISFFVNDIWRYEEMNKENNKLNKTLQISLN, encoded by the coding sequence GTGCGAATTCAAAAAAACATTGCTTTACTGCTCATTCTGGCGTTGATGCTGATGACCTTCTGGATACCGGATGGGTCAATGGGTTTGGCATCGGCCGCTGCTAAAGATGAAATTGCTACAAGTCAGGTGATTGGACAACAGGCTGATTCACAAGAAGCGGCCGCGGATTCCGTACACAATAGCACGGTGACTGCATCAACCTATGAACCTCCGATGACCTTGTTATGGCAGGTCGGCGATTCGGATAATAGCTCCGCAGAATTTACTGTCTTTAACAATGTCTACAGCAAAACTCTCCAAGTCCCCGTACCCCCGGGCCACTGGGATAACGTCCCCAAGGGCATGAAGGCCGATGCCAACGGATTCATGAATCTTTCCTTCCATTTGAGCCAGGTCCCAGAATATGGAGTCCAGTTTAGCCTCAAAGTTATCGATGCAAGCACAGCTATTCCCCAGCTTGCTGTATTTACAAACGGTCTCATGAGCGGGCTTATTCAGATCACCGGCCTGAATGACGGTGAGAAGACGCTGGAGAATACCTGGAAACAAACCTACAGGCTATACATTCCCAAGGAACAGCTGAAGACCGGGCGAAATGCAGTCCGGCTAATCGTGGATCGCGGATTGTACGCGGATCCGCAGGCTCCCGGTTATGACGGAGACAAATATTTATGGTTCGAGTGGGATTACTTCAAGCTGGAGTCACTGAATGCACCGGCTGTCGAGCCGATCCATGGACGGTATGTCCATCTGGGAAGTACAATTGCCGCGGCAACCTTCAAATACGACGAGCATGCGATCCGCCATTTAGGGCCTATGGCCAAGTGGATGGGCATTGCCTACAGCGGCAACTGGATGCGGGCCTCTTTCTGGTCTGACACCAGCGCTGGCTGGGACCCGCAGGGGCGAAACTACCTGGCAACGCTGCGTGATCTGAACCTTGAGCCGATGGTCAACATCATCGGAGGCAACTGGAGGAATAACAGCGAGCTAAGCAGCGGCACAGTCCCGGCAGCACTCCGGAGTTATTACACTAACTTTGTCAGCAAGTTCGGTGATTTGTACCAGTATGCCGAAACCGGTAATGAACCGGGGCTGTTCGGCTGGGCCCAGAAAGCCGTGGTAGCCACGCATGAGCTGATGGATGAAGAACGGGCAACGAACAGTCAGCCCTATCTCAAGATTGTTGCGCCGGGTTGGGCGTATTGGCCTTATAACGGCATCCCTGACGGCTGGGAGCGGGATGCGGAGCAGCGCAGGGAGATCGAGGAGCTGTCCGATGTGACGAATGGGCACAGCTATGGCGGAACGGGAGTCCAGCCGCTGCCGGGCGGCAGCCTGTATGAGAATCTGCGGGTCTATGGCGACGCGGATGACGGCTTCGGCAAAGAGATGGCGATGAGCGAAACAGGCACCAATGACAACCATTCCGACAACACGAAGTATGGAACCTATGCCTACAGGTTCGCCGCTGCTTTTGACCGGGAGATGCGCGGAAATATTGGATATGTAGACCATATTATGCAGCATGCGGCGTTCTTTAACGACGGCACTGAATTTGGGTTGTTTGCTTCCGGCATCAATTGGAATACGCACCGTTATGAAGATACAGTTGCGGTACCGGCCAATAGCAGCGAGGCAGGAGAGACGCGGCTGAAGACATTCCGCAGGCTGGCTGCCGCGTACGCTACCCATGGCCGTCCGCTGAGCTACGAGGTGCTGAATACATGTGGATGCAGCTCGAACATGAAAAAGGTATACTTCCGCGCGGTAGATACATCGGCACTGGGTACCTCGGCTATCGGGGCGAAATCGGATAAAATCCTGCTGAACTTCGTCAATTTCGAGAAAAAGCCGATGACGATGAAGGTTCGGGTAACGATGCCTGGCAGCGGGCAATATGCCGGAGAAGTGTTCGGAGCGGGCAATTCCTATGCTGCCGCACATTCCACCGTGCAGCTTACGGCAACGCCGCATATCACCCTCACGGTTACCCTGGGAGCCGGCGAAACGGTCCAGTATATTCTGGATAAGCTGGAGACAGAAGCGCCATCTGTACCCGGAAGTCCTGCAGCGGTGGCGCTCAGCCATGAGCAGATCAAGGTGACCTGGAATGCCTCAACCGATAATGATGCGGTAGTCAGCTACAACGTGTACCGTGACGGCGGGGTTACTCCGGTGATGACGGTTCCGGGCCGGATAACCTTTTTCAGCGACTATAGTGTGGCCCCGGAAACGCAGTACAGCTACAGGGTTCAAGCCGTGGATGACTTCGGCAATATTTCGGCATTAAGCTCAGCCGTATCGGCAACTACATCAGCCATGCCGATCACGCCGCATGTCCCGGGAGATCCCACCAAGTTTGAAGCGGAAGCTGCCTCCTTTGCCCTGCCTCTGCGAATCGGCAACAACAGCAGTGCATCGGGAGGAAAGGTTGTGGAGCAGACCCATGGCGGCGGCATTTCGATTCAGGGATTGTATTCGGAATTGGGCGGAAGCTATACCCTGACTATTGCATACGCTTCCAATCAGGACTCGAAGAAAAATATCGTCGTGAATGGACAAAGGCTGTCCACGGTTACCTTGCCTTCAACGGGCAGCTGGAACAGCAACATTACTGCCAGACAGTTCGGCGTTACGCTTCAGCCGGGCTATAACACGATCAGCTTCACTTCCGCTGGCAACGGAGCGAATCTCGATTATTTCAAGCTGGAGGAAGGGCTTTATGTTCCGGTGTCCGCCTGGTACACGGTAGAGCATGACCATGCCTACATTGACTATACCGGGTTTGAAACGGCGCCGAACGGGGTGTCCCATGTAACCTACTCACCGGATTCGTCGGCGGTGTTTAACTTTAACGGAATCGGTGTCCGCTGGAGATCGGATATTAAGAGCAATATGGGCAGCGCGGATGTGTACGTCGACGGGCAATATAAGGAGACCGTTGTCATTCCCCAGGCCGGGCTGGAAGGCGAAAACAAGATCGTCTATGAGCTGACGGGTCTGGACTATGGGCTGCACCGGATCGAGGTCGTCCATAACACCGGAACGATAATGGTCCACGGCTTCGAGTTCGAGGGCTATGAGTCTACACTCCCGGCTCCGATGGCGGATCTAACCGTCACGGAGGTCGGCTGGAATATCGTAAACAGCGACGGCACACCTTCCAGTCATGTGACCCCCGAGCTGGGTGATTCCTTAATCTTCTGGGCCAAGGTTAAAAATATCGGCGTGCGTCCTACCCCGCTGAACACTTCCACCGGGCTGGGACAGATTACAGGCGGTGCCTTCTCCGTCAACGGCGGGGTCGTATCCTGGTCGGACACCAATAACACGGTCATCCAGCCGGGCGAGGAGATTACCCTTACGGCCAACAGCAGTGCCCAGGGAACGCCAAGGTGGACAGTGCCGACCATCGGAAACTTCACTATCAGCTTTTTTGTCAACGATATCTGGCGATATGAGGAGATGAACAAGGAGAATAACAAGTTAAACAAGACCCTTCAAATCAGCCTGAATTGA
- a CDS encoding glycoside hydrolase family 3 protein: protein MRKALAKEERDWVERTLRSMSLREKIGQTMQDHAGRLPFQGMDEGTIRAYLEKYPVGSFFIGGEVIQKAAGKAEEYREWVELLQKVSKYPLLFSGDLEFGAGSAVKSLTAFPPLLALAAADDEALAYEYGKYTAIEGRAAGFTWALAPGTDLLLNWMNPVITTRCLGDDAERALRLSSAVMRGMQDYGIAACAKHFPGDGVDYRDQHIITTINGLSEEEWFATYGRVSQQMIDQGVMSYMTGHIALPWLEANVQGNKPVPATVSARITTELLRNRMGFEGVVLSDALDMGGFLAWGDYETRIVDCFNCGTDVLLWPGVNYFEVMERAVASGKVTMERLDASVRRVLEMKAELGMQHLDAEGRDHSAAPLLNDKLHPELDREARELSTTLAGRCITLVRNRRNLLPLNPQTTRRVLVIMLNKVTEGRKYDRMELFVGHLKARGLQVDILDEFEPLNTLQKWEQSGIRWDAAFTPYFLPLHGMMNTARPVGEAAKAIWAMQHAETIHPIGISFATPYLLRDIPFLDTLVNAYSLHEDTVALTVKALFGEIPFQGGSPVQADPEGMNTLPRGLQHARY, encoded by the coding sequence ATGCGAAAGGCATTAGCTAAGGAAGAGCGGGACTGGGTAGAGCGCACCTTACGATCCATGAGCCTGCGTGAAAAGATCGGGCAGACGATGCAGGATCATGCGGGCAGGCTGCCATTCCAAGGGATGGACGAAGGGACTATAAGGGCGTATTTGGAGAAATATCCGGTGGGCAGCTTCTTTATCGGCGGAGAGGTGATTCAAAAGGCTGCCGGAAAAGCGGAGGAATACCGCGAGTGGGTGGAGCTGCTTCAGAAGGTCAGCAAATATCCGCTGCTGTTCTCGGGCGACCTGGAGTTCGGGGCTGGCTCTGCAGTCAAAAGCTTAACCGCTTTTCCTCCGCTGCTTGCGCTTGCCGCAGCAGATGATGAAGCGCTGGCCTACGAGTACGGCAAGTATACAGCAATCGAAGGACGTGCGGCCGGGTTTACCTGGGCGCTGGCGCCAGGTACGGATCTTTTGCTGAACTGGATGAATCCGGTGATTACGACCCGCTGTCTGGGTGATGATGCGGAGCGGGCACTGCGCCTGTCCAGCGCCGTGATGCGGGGAATGCAGGATTACGGTATTGCCGCTTGTGCCAAGCATTTTCCGGGAGACGGGGTGGATTACAGGGATCAGCATATCATTACCACCATCAACGGTTTGTCCGAAGAGGAATGGTTCGCCACTTATGGCCGGGTGTCCCAGCAGATGATTGATCAGGGCGTGATGTCGTATATGACAGGACATATCGCCCTTCCCTGGCTGGAGGCGAATGTGCAGGGGAATAAGCCTGTTCCGGCTACAGTCTCGGCACGCATTACAACGGAGCTTCTGCGGAACCGCATGGGGTTTGAGGGAGTTGTCCTGTCGGATGCGCTGGATATGGGCGGATTTCTGGCCTGGGGCGATTATGAGACGCGGATCGTGGATTGTTTCAACTGCGGGACCGATGTGCTGCTGTGGCCGGGTGTGAACTATTTTGAAGTCATGGAACGGGCAGTCGCCAGCGGCAAGGTAACGATGGAACGGCTGGACGCAAGTGTCCGGCGGGTTCTGGAGATGAAGGCAGAGCTGGGTATGCAGCATCTGGATGCCGAGGGCCGGGATCACTCCGCTGCGCCGCTGCTGAATGACAAATTGCATCCTGAGCTGGACCGGGAGGCTAGAGAACTAAGCACGACACTCGCCGGGCGGTGTATTACGCTGGTCCGCAACCGGAGAAATCTCCTGCCCCTGAATCCGCAGACGACCCGCAGAGTTCTCGTCATTATGCTGAACAAAGTGACAGAGGGACGCAAATATGACCGCATGGAGCTGTTTGTCGGGCACTTGAAGGCCAGAGGGCTGCAGGTGGATATTCTGGATGAATTCGAACCGCTGAATACGCTGCAGAAGTGGGAACAATCCGGGATTCGCTGGGATGCTGCGTTTACGCCTTATTTTCTGCCGCTCCACGGCATGATGAACACGGCTCGTCCAGTGGGGGAAGCGGCCAAGGCGATCTGGGCGATGCAGCATGCGGAGACGATCCACCCGATCGGGATCTCTTTTGCCACGCCGTACCTGCTCCGGGATATACCGTTTCTCGACACGCTGGTAAATGCGTATTCACTGCATGAAGATACGGTGGCGTTGACAGTTAAGGCGTTGTTCGGGGAGATTCCGTTTCAAGGGGGATCACCGGTGCAGGCAGATCCTGAGGGAATGAACACCCTTCCAAGGGGGCTTCAGCATGCCCGATACTAA